Below is a genomic region from Vibrio cortegadensis.
CAAATGTTGGAACAATTCGCTCCATGCCCATCACGGCAATATGAGTTTTCGGCAAACTTGTCGCTAAGCGAGCATTGCCTTCATTGGTCACCAAGGCGACAGTGCCTGACTCTGCGACCGCAAAGTTACAACCCGTAATGCCAATATCCGCTTCTAAGAAATCGTGACGAATATGGTCGCGAACAAAGCGCGTCATCTCTTCAGGATCATTACTGCCTTGATAATTCAGTTTATCTTTGAAAATATCTTTAATTTGAGTTCTGTTTTTATGCAGCGCTGGCACCACGATGTGCGAGGGTGGATCGCAATCATCCACTTGCAAAATATATTCGCCTAAATCCGTCTCGATCACTTCGCAGTTATTACGTTCGATCATCTGATTCAAGCCGATCTCTTCAGTCACCATCGATTTTGATTTCACGACTTTTTGAGCGTTTTTATCTTTGATGATCTGTTCAATGTAATCCGTCGCTTCTTGCGCTGTCTTCGCAAAATGAACATGCCCACCATTATCGAGTACTTTCTCGCTGAGTTGATGCAAATAGTAATCTAAATTTTCGAGCACATGATTACGGACGTCCATCCCCATCTCACGCCATTGGTCCCAGTTACCCAGTTTATCTGCGGCAATTTGGCGATTAGTAAACATACGTTCTTGCGCATTCGCGACAGACTTACGCATGAAGTCATCTTTCATCTGTACGTCAATTCGTTGCTTGAACTTAACGTCACTGGTTTTCATAGACATGGTTCTTAACTCCTATCGGCTTAACAGAACATCGACAATGTGCATTACTTTAATTGGCTGCCCTTCACGAGTCATACGGCCACCAATATTGATCAAGCAACTAATGTCCGCCCCGATAAGATATTCAGGCTCTACGGCACTAATATGCTGGACTTTCTCTTTTACCATTTCACCTGAAATTTCAGACATCTTGACCGAAAATGTTCCGCCAAATCCACAGCATGTCTCTTGGTTTTTAATTGGGACCATCTCCAAGCCTTCCACATTTGCCAAGAGCTTAAGTGGCTCCTCCCTTACCCCCAATTTACGAATAAGGCTGCACGATGGATGATAGACACCACGTCCTTTCAAGCGAGCACCAACGTTCGTCACACCAAGATGGTTAACAATGAATTGCGTTAATTCAAAAAAACGGTCCGCTACTTTTTGCGCTCTTTCTGCCCACTCAGGCTCATCAGCCAAGTACTCAGGGTATTTTTTTATCGATGCCGCGCAAGAGCCCGCTGGAGTCACAATTGGATAGTCGTTACTTTCAAATGCCGTAATTAGGTTTTTCATTCCCGGCTTGCTCTGATCAATGTAACCACTATTGATAGAAGGTTGACCACAGCAGCTCTGTTGCTTTGGAAAAATGATTTCACAGCCAAGATCTTCAAGTAAAAGGACTGTTTTTTTCGCGACATCTGCTTTTACCGTGTCACAAAGACAAGTAACAAAAAAGTTAACCTTCATAGTATTGCTCCAGTTAAAAGATCCATTTTCTTAATAGATTTTTTCTTTAATAAATTGTTTCTTTAGCAAATTGTTTCTTTAACAAATATAGAAGTAAGCTCACCCTCGCGCTCTGTTTCCAAAGCCCCTACTACAGGTGGGTGAGCCAAATTGGTTTAGATTGCTAAGCTCACCACAGCCACGATTACGCCGTATAAAATCATAGGAACGACAGTCCGCTTGATGATGTAACCTTCTTTATTGGAGATACCCAAGATGGTTGATACCGCAATAATGTTATTAATGCAGACCATGTTACCCATTGAGCCACCGACCGATTGCAACGCTAAAATCAGGTGTTCCGATAAGCCCACGTTTTGCGCAATACTCTGTTGAATGCCCCCGAAAGTCAGGTTAGATACCGTTGCAGACCCAGAGAAGAAAGCCCCTAAAGCACCAAGATATGAAGCAAAGAATTGCCAGTTTGTGCCCATAAGATCAGAGAACGCACGACCTGTTGTCATAATCGGAGAGTTTTCGCCCCCCATCATCATGAACTTAACCATAATCAACGCTCCAACAAGCGCGATAAATGGCACTTTGATTCGGCTACCAGTTTCGGTAAACACTTGCTTCATCTGTGATTTCGACATGCCAAAAATGACAGCTGAAATCATCACCACAAGAAAGAATGGGATTAGAGCAGGGACATACAGCGTTTTATATGCCCAACTGGTGTCGGTTCCGAGAATATGGGCAAACTTAATGATCAACGCATGGCTTACACTGAACTCGCCAAACCAACCTAGGTTGAAATGCAGCATTGGTGTGGCATCCACCAGCAAGGCTTTGATTCCTAGCTGCTGAATTCGAGTCACAATCAAGATAGCAATCAGCAATAATGTCGGGCTCATGGCTTTAATAACTTGAGCAAATGGAATCTTTTTGGCAGGCGCTTCATCACTCGCGTCCTGCTTTTCCATCCCTATATTGAATCGAGCAAGCAAAATTGAGATAGATAGACCAATGGCTCCACCGACTAATGCTGGGAATTCATAGTTCCACTGAGCGAACAGCAAATATGGCACTGTGCATGAAAAAATACTCAATTGGACAAAGATAAAGTTCCTAGCAATCGCACGCCAATCGACGACAAAGCTCAGAGCTATCACAGGAATAACGGTCGCAGCCACGGTATGTAGAAACGCAGAATATTGACCAATAGTGAGCAGTGATGCTTCATCTAAATTCAGGCCACCGAAACCAAACCATGTCGGAGTTCCTACCGCACCAAACGAAACCGGAACCGAGTTCATGATAAGTGCTAGCATTGCCACTCTTAGTGGAGGAAAACCTAAACCGACAAGGATAGGCGCCGCAATGGCCGCAGGGGTTCCAAAACCGGATGCCCCTTCGATCATGAAGGCAAATGCCCAGCCAATAATCATCAGTTGCGCGATTTGGTTACGGCTGATGCTCTCTAGCCAGTGGCGAATAACGGTCTCCGCCCCTGACAGTGCAATCGTTCTGTTTAGTAAAATAGCCCCTGCGATAATTGAGATTGGAGTGATAGCCGAAAGGCTACCAGCAATGATGTTCGCGCTAAGGTCCGTCAGGTTTGCGCCAAAGTAAAACAGTTGAAATATTCCGACCAGTAATGCAGTGATAGGCAGTGCAAAATGGGATGGTAATGCATTTTTCTTGGTCATCATCCAAATTAAAAGGACAATCGGTATTGTAGAGATAATCAAATTTAACATGATATTGTTCACTAATAGTTATTGTTTTTTTGCTGTTAGTAATATTTTTATTACCAAGAATTCATTTCAATAATCACTCTTGTGAAATATATTCTAGACATTTAAAACCGTCTGACTACCTCTAAATACTCATAACAATTAACAAAGCAGTATCATTTGTGACATTAAACCACTCAAAACATACGGGAAATACAACAATGCAAATAAAAACAGTTAGTTAGTGATTTTTATAACTTTATCGAAAAGGTAATTAAGCTTATTTTGGAAACAAAGAAAGTCACTTTAACGCCCAATAGTATCCAATAGGCAACCAGATAAACACGAATGAGAATGAATTCTTACATCAAACAAGACAAAAATGACTAGAATTATATTTAAATGTTAATGGAATCTTAATATCTGTATATTTTCATTTTAATAAATAAAATAAAACGTAGTGAATATAATATTCGAGAAAAAAGTGGCGTATTTCATTATTTTTGATAGCGACTCTATTTATAACAACAATGCCTTACTTCGCATTTCTTCGCTGATACAAACCTCAATATCAAATTAATCTTAAACACGATATCGCCTAATCAATCTAACCAATACTTGATCGTTCAGCGCTTGATAGGTATATTCAATCGCAATTCGACGATAAACTTTGAGTCACAATAATGGGTATGAGCTGCATAGAAGCAACCGCTCAAGCTTTCTCTGTTACAGAGCAAGATCTTGAACAAGAAAAACATTTTGCTGTGTTATCGAAAGCACTTTCTCATCCTGCTCGCGTAAGGATCCTAAAAATTCTCTTAAATTTAGATAACTTAGGGGGCTGTTTAAACAGTGATCTCGTTTCTGAACTAGGGTTGGCACAATCTACAGTTTCGGAACATCTACGCATTCTGAAGCAGGCCGAGTTTATATCTGCAAAACCTTTCCCACCTAGAATGTGCTATCGCATTAACCGCAAGAAGATTGAAGAGTTCTCCGCTCTCTTTTCTACGATCATGAAGTAGTTCGATGGATTTTGAACGCTTTGCACCCATTGAAGTGAGCAAAATTAGTGAGCTCTAGGGATAGCTTTGAGAGGAATTGATCTTTTTTCTGGATGCTAGGCTCAATAGATAAGTGCAAAACATTCAACACTGATAATTTTTTGTCTTTCTTACAGTCCATCCGGGCGACAAGTTTACCATCCCAGAGAATTGGCAAACTAAAATAGCCATATTGACGCTTTGGCTCAGGAACATAGCACTCTAAAAGATAATCAAATTCGAATAGCGCTTTCATTCGTTTACGCTGAATGAGCAGATTATCAAATGGTGAAAGGATTTTAACTTGGCTACGATTAAGAGGTTGATTAAGCAGTTCAAGCGATTCTGAAGTCGTATAATAGCGCTGCTTTCCAACATCAACGGCAATAATGTCACCATTGCTTGTCATCTCTTTAATGGTTGCATTAAGGAGCGGCTTAATATTTTTAAGAAGATACGTCATCTCGGATGCCGTCCCAAGCCCATTAGCAGCAATGTACGACAAAATTAAAAAGCGTGCGTACTCCTCTTTACTTGGCACACTGGTATCTACCTCCGTCGGTAACACTCTTTCTGTCAGGTCATAGACTTTATGAAAATTTCTCCGCTCTGGCACCATGAGTTCACCTTTCATGAACAAGTTTTCTAATGCTCGTTTCGCTGGCTTACTTCCCCACCCGTCGCTGCTTTTATCTGCACCGTCAAAGTCTTTCGCCATCAACGGCCCTTCATCCGCAATTCGTTGTCGCACTGAATCCATTAACTGATAGTCACATTTATACCAATGACTCTGCTCTCCGGAGGCAAATGCTTTCTTTCTCAATAGACTAAAACGATATTGACTCATCGGCAAATAAGCAGCGGCATGAGACCAATACTCAAACACTTTCTTGTCTGATAATAGCTGATCTAAATGTGCAGGTTGGTATCGCGGACTGCGATTCCAAAGCGTGTGATGATGGGCTCTTTGCACCACAGAGATAGTATCAATCTGAATATAGCCCAAGTGCTCTATCACGGATAACGTCGCCTCTAATCCGCTGACTTTCTGCTTTCTTGGGGGGATTTTCTGAGCGTGTAAAACCAGCTTCCTAGCTTGATCAAGTGATAAAGATTCAATCATTCGGATTCCATCCATTATTTATAACAACGCGTCTCATGTATTCTGCCAGAATACCATCATGGCTAGCATCTAACTTTTGGTAAGTCTCGCCATTTTGTGGTGTATTGCGGCGTCAGCATTTCACGACGCATTCCCCACTTCTGATCAATACCTTGAGCGCCTAAAAACAGAGTATCACTCCCATATTTTTGGTTTACATTATCAAACACTGCCATTAACGGATCATTATTAGGATTCGGGTTAAACAGATCTTTCTGCTCATGACGGCCATCCACTAACTCGATCAATCCAACGCCTAGCTTGTAGTATTGAACCCCCTCAGAATAAAGCTCAATCGCCAACTGATTTGCCGCGTGGGTAATTTGAGTCACATCAGATGTCGCATATGGAAAGCGATGAATCGCACGAAAACTGGCGGGGTTATTGTCAAAAGGAGAGCTTGCCGCAAAACAGAGCATCACTTTACATAGCGATCCCTGCTTACGCGCTTTTTGGGAAGCAATGGCGGCATGTTTACTCAGTGCTTGCTGCAAAGATTCAAGATCCACAATACGTTCACCCACGCTTCTTGTAGAGTAAATCTGTTTTTTGTCTGCCCTTGCACTATCCCACCCTTTGCACTGTTGCCCGTTTAGCTCTCTCACGGTTCGTTCAACGTCAATGTTGAAATCTTTTCTGGCTAAACCCACCGGAAACTTGGCTAAATCGAGGGCTGTATGAATATTAACGAGTTTCAGTTTCTGGGTTAACTTACGCCCTATTCCCCATACATCACCGACATCAAGTTGAGCAAGCACCGCTTTTCGTTCCTGTTCATTATCAAGAACACAAACACCATGATAACCCTCAATTTTTTTCGCGGCATGGTTAGCGATTTTGGCTAAGGTGAGTGTGGTGCCCATCCCGACACTCACCGCTAATCGACACTCTTTCCAAACCGATCTTCTGAGCTGTAAACCATGCGTTCTTAAACAAGGGATAGCAAGGTGACTTCGTTCGAAAGAGAGAAATGATTCATCGATAGAATAGATGTGTTGATCTGGGGCAAAACGGCCGACTACCTCCATCATTTTACTAGAGAGATCGGCATATAATTCATAGTTAGAAGAGAGAGCAATCACGCCTTTCTGCTCACACATCTCTCTGACTTTAAAATAGGGAGCAAACTTGGGGATACCCGCCTCTTTCGCTTGTCGATTTGCCGCAACAATACAACCATCATTATTGGATAAAACGATAATCGGCTTTCCACGCCAATCCGGACGAAACACCTGTTCTGCACTGCAATAAAATGAATTTGCATCAACAAGCGCAAACACTATCTTTCCCTCAATAAATAACTTGGCCTGTGGCAGCGTATAGAGCGAACGACTACGCCTTCAATGCTAAAAGTATCGTAATCATTAATAGGCACTGGCTGTATTTTTTCTTTTGCTGATACAAGTAACCTTCTACTGGTATCAAGCAGTTTACATACGAATTCACCATTCAAATTCGCAACGATGACATCTTGATCGACAGCCGTAACAAACCTATCGACAATCAATAGATCCCCGTCAAAAATACCGACACCTTCCATCGAATCACCACACGCTTTGCCTATAAAGGTCGCGCTTGGATGATCCACTAATAGTTCATCTAAATCACAAGCCAGTTGAGTGTATTCCGAAGCCGGGCTTTCAAAACCAGTAATGCCTGCACTCGCAGAAATAGGGATAACATTCATAAAATATCACTGTTTATTTATACAGTTATATTTTGAACCTTAACGAGAGAAATTACAAGAATGTGTAGAGGTATATTGTTAGTAATGAGATTGGTAAACCTAGGATAAAGGCAAGTGTCGCTCTGTCGAGAAGAGAGCAAAATCTGGGGCATAATGGCAGTAGGCTCATCATCCCCCTAGGAGATCTTTCCCACAACCTCTATTAGAGCTAGTGGGAAAATTACCTGAAGCCACCTGCAGCATACTTCTGGACAGAAACGTGTTAGAAAAATCAAATGCGCGGTTTAACTAAAATAGATTCAATTTGTAGTGGATTCAGGTTTAAATCATTGTAATATGTACTTAATTTAGTCTTACCAAGAGCCTTCCCATGGATATCCCAAGGTACGTATTTATTGATTCTCAGTGTTATATACAAGGTAAGCTCAGTCTTGAAAATACGATGTTTTCTGCATTTAAAGAGCTTTGTGAAGAAGGTAATTTTGATAATATCACAACTGATGTTGTCATTAATGAAGTAAAATCATGGATAGAAAAGCAAGCTCAAGATGATGTTTCAAACCTAAGAAAAAGTCCTTTTCTAAGAAAAGATATATTGTCTACGGGGCAATCTCTAGATGAGTATGAGCAACGACTGAAGGAAGTTGCATTTAAAGAATTTGAACAGTACCTAGATGACTGTCACACTGAAATCATAGACATTAATCGTATTAATGTCTCAGTATTGCTAGATAGCTACTTCAAAGGTTCAGCGCCGTTTGGTAAAAAACACAAAAAAAACGAGTTTCCTGACGCCATTAACTTGCATAACCTAATCCAACATATGGACTTGAATGCTATTCCCCATTGTTATGTTGTTTCCCAAGACCGTGACCTAGAGAACTTCTGTAATGAAACTAATCATGGGTTACTTCATACACGATCATTGAAGGATGTACTGGATGCTTATAATAGTGGTGAAGTAAAAGTTAGGGAGATTCTTCAAGACTACATTTTCAAGATGAACCTTAACGGTTATCTGAACAATCAACTCGCTGAAGTTTTAGAGCAGTTATTGGATTTTAGCGGTTACTATAATGTGGATGTTCATCACACACCTGATGCTAGGATCAAAGAGTTCAGTATTTTGTCATTCAGTGATGACTTTGTAGCCATAGGTGCAGAAGTCCACTGCCATTCTGTAGCCTTTGCAGATAAGAAGAAAGATGTAGGAAACGTAGCAGCCTATAAACTTGATTTAGAGTACGTGTCTTATTGTGAGCTAGAATTTGAAGTCAATACTGATGGTAATATCACATTCAAGCATGCTGATGTTGAAGGGAGTTACTCTCTTTTACACAATATAACAGTATTGGGTAAAGAAAGCCTCAGTACCATCTAAACACGTTTTGGGGCATTTCCGAGTTACAGAATATCTACGCTCATTGTGAGCACCAAATAATTCTGTCACGGAAAAAGTATTTAATATTTGAAGTGAGAGTGCACGCATTGGGGGTGTTGTTGACGATCATGTACAAGGATACGAAAACACCTACTATGTTATTTGACAAACGACAGATAGCAAAAAGCCGCTCATAAAAAGCGGCTTTTCTAATGGGTGGAAGCCCCAGCCACATCCCGGCACACACGTCGCCTGCTGCGGCTGCTTCCTTCCGGATCTGACCGAGTTCACAAGTTAGTGTTGCGGGAGGACCAGGGCCTCCATAGATTCTTTTTCTTAAACGAGCGTCTCGTCAAAGAGTGAGAGGATTATCAAGCATCCCTGACACTAATGCAAGCCCCACAAGGTACGAAAGCCAACTTTTTAGTTCAAGTGCGCAATAAAACATCGCTTAGTATAATCACTATACATTCGAAGCCATTCCGCCCTCATCGTTCACCACAATTCTAGGGTTAACAAACATAAATTCAGTACCTTCGCTATTTTTAGCATCATACATTGAGCGGTCTGTTTTCCTCAGCGCTTCTCTTAAACTGCATTCGCCTTCTCTAGGCAAGTAGATCCCCATAGAAACTTTTACTGCAAATTCAATCTGTTCTTTTGGCCGTTGAAAGTTAAAACTACCTAAGCGATTGAGCAATTCGAATAGCTTATGTTCGGGAACTTCTCCAACCAAAATAAATTCATCGCCACCAATTCGGAAACAACGTCCTTGCCACTCTCTTTTAATCAGCTGAGCGTACTCTTGAAGGATAAGATCCCCGACATGGTGGCCATAAGTATCATTAATCTGCTTAAACTTATTAATGTCTAAATACACCAATGTTTGAGATGGCTTTAATCCTCTTCGGTAGCGATGGCGTAAACTGCGCCGATTTCCAAGTTTGGTTAAGCTATCTGTATTCGATTGGGTGTGTAAATAAATCGCCACCAAAAACATAAAGCAAAGTAGGACGATAAAAACACTTTGCGTTCGACTAGCCAGTTTCTGCTCCGCTTCATGAGTACTTCGCCAATCTGGAGCCTGATCATAGAATCTATTCAGTCTATCAGTATCAATAACCTGTAACGCTCTTGAGAAGAAAAACGCTAATTTCTCACCTCTATCCGTTTTTGGGAAACCGAGAGCAACATCGGAACGGAAGAGTTTGTCGATTGAGTGATCTCTTGTGATCGGAAGCAAACTTTTTTCTTTCAATAAAGCGCTTAACGTAGCGTTATTAAGCGCAATATAGTCAACCTCGGCATCAAGTAATGCATCCACTAATTCTCCATCGTTGCGATAGCGAAACAGATATTTTTGAGGTAAAAGTTGAGTCAATAATTCATCGAAAAAATCACCTTTTATGACTCCAATGTTTTCGGTAATCAGCTCTGATGCGTTTCGGTAAACATCTGGTTTGTAACCTATACGCTTGACTAGCAGGGATTCTGCTGTGTAGTGCGGAGTACTAAAATTAACTAAAGCTTTACGTGGTTCAGAGATATTCAGTGGAGCAAGCACATCAATTCGATTCATCAGTAAATCTTGGTACATGCTTTCCCATGTCTCTTCTGCGGAACTGACCAGTTGGCATTGAAACCCTAAAATATCGCATGCTTGGAAAATTGCGTCCGCACTGTTGCCTTTCGCTGAACCATCAGGTTGGTATATAGCAAAAGGAGTCATATTTTCTAGTTTAACAAGTAAAGGTTTACGAAGATCTAATCCACTATTGAAGACTTCGCGCCTTAGTGCCTGTTGGCGTAAATCGAACTGATACTGCTCAACCTTCTCTCTTAAACGTTTCTGTATTTTCTCTGAGTGTAAGTAATCGACAAAATAGGAAAGCTCGGATGCATGAGTGCCTTTCATCGAAACGATAGACACAGGCTTAATCGAGATCTTATCGTTCAACATTTTTGCATCGAACCCACGACTCAGCATTGGCTCCAATTGATTTATCGCATCCACAACCCCCGCCACCGAATGGTTATTCAGCAACGCCAACGCTTGATGGGTGCCGTCATACTCAATCAACTCTATTTGTGGGTAGTTAACCTGAATCAGATCGCCATAAATTGTATTTTTAGGCACTCCAAGCTTTGAAATGTCGGCCAACTCTGTATCTAGCCGACTATAAAGAAAAGTATATTCTATATTGGTAGGGCGGGAAAAATCGAAACGTAGCGAACGAGATTTTGTGTGAGTAATATTCGCGGCGAAGTCACTCTCCCCCACTTCTACCGCTCGTAAAATTGAATCAAAGCTTGGGTAATCGACATATTGAATAGAGAGTTCAAACTCTTCAGCGAGG
It encodes:
- a CDS encoding LutB/LldF family L-lactate oxidation iron-sulfur protein — protein: MSMKTSDVKFKQRIDVQMKDDFMRKSVANAQERMFTNRQIAADKLGNWDQWREMGMDVRNHVLENLDYYLHQLSEKVLDNGGHVHFAKTAQEATDYIEQIIKDKNAQKVVKSKSMVTEEIGLNQMIERNNCEVIETDLGEYILQVDDCDPPSHIVVPALHKNRTQIKDIFKDKLNYQGSNDPEEMTRFVRDHIRHDFLEADIGITGCNFAVAESGTVALVTNEGNARLATSLPKTHIAVMGMERIVPTFEELDIVISLLCRSAVGIPLTGYVTALTGPREDEQCDGPEEFHLVIVDNGRSDILGSEFKDILRCVRCAACVNTCPAYRHIGGQSYGSIYSGPIGAVLSPLLGGYDDFKDLPYACSLCKACHDVCPVKIPLSDLLMKHREKMAEQGITPLSERAVVRGFNILNATPMLWNTGVKIGASVAGKIIKNGKMPLNVGAIGKWAQTRDLPEPDGQSFRSWFETRNKK
- a CDS encoding (Fe-S)-binding protein, which encodes MKVNFFVTCLCDTVKADVAKKTVLLLEDLGCEIIFPKQQSCCGQPSINSGYIDQSKPGMKNLITAFESNDYPIVTPAGSCAASIKKYPEYLADEPEWAERAQKVADRFFELTQFIVNHLGVTNVGARLKGRGVYHPSCSLIRKLGVREEPLKLLANVEGLEMVPIKNQETCCGFGGTFSVKMSEISGEMVKEKVQHISAVEPEYLIGADISCLINIGGRMTREGQPIKVMHIVDVLLSR
- a CDS encoding L-lactate permease: MLNLIISTIPIVLLIWMMTKKNALPSHFALPITALLVGIFQLFYFGANLTDLSANIIAGSLSAITPISIIAGAILLNRTIALSGAETVIRHWLESISRNQIAQLMIIGWAFAFMIEGASGFGTPAAIAAPILVGLGFPPLRVAMLALIMNSVPVSFGAVGTPTWFGFGGLNLDEASLLTIGQYSAFLHTVAATVIPVIALSFVVDWRAIARNFIFVQLSIFSCTVPYLLFAQWNYEFPALVGGAIGLSISILLARFNIGMEKQDASDEAPAKKIPFAQVIKAMSPTLLLIAILIVTRIQQLGIKALLVDATPMLHFNLGWFGEFSVSHALIIKFAHILGTDTSWAYKTLYVPALIPFFLVVMISAVIFGMSKSQMKQVFTETGSRIKVPFIALVGALIMVKFMMMGGENSPIMTTGRAFSDLMGTNWQFFASYLGALGAFFSGSATVSNLTFGGIQQSIAQNVGLSEHLILALQSVGGSMGNMVCINNIIAVSTILGISNKEGYIIKRTVVPMILYGVIVAVVSLAI
- a CDS encoding ArsR/SmtB family transcription factor produces the protein MGMSCIEATAQAFSVTEQDLEQEKHFAVLSKALSHPARVRILKILLNLDNLGGCLNSDLVSELGLAQSTVSEHLRILKQAEFISAKPFPPRMCYRINRKKIEEFSALFSTIMK
- a CDS encoding winged helix-turn-helix domain-containing protein, with translation MESLSLDQARKLVLHAQKIPPRKQKVSGLEATLSVIEHLGYIQIDTISVVQRAHHHTLWNRSPRYQPAHLDQLLSDKKVFEYWSHAAAYLPMSQYRFSLLRKKAFASGEQSHWYKCDYQLMDSVRQRIADEGPLMAKDFDGADKSSDGWGSKPAKRALENLFMKGELMVPERRNFHKVYDLTERVLPTEVDTSVPSKEEYARFLILSYIAANGLGTASEMTYLLKNIKPLLNATIKEMTSNGDIIAVDVGKQRYYTTSESLELLNQPLNRSQVKILSPFDNLLIQRKRMKALFEFDYLLECYVPEPKRQYGYFSLPILWDGKLVARMDCKKDKKLSVLNVLHLSIEPSIQKKDQFLSKLSLELTNFAHFNGCKAFKIHRTTS
- a CDS encoding Y-family DNA polymerase, with translation MFALVDANSFYCSAEQVFRPDWRGKPIIVLSNNDGCIVAANRQAKEAGIPKFAPYFKVREMCEQKGVIALSSNYELYADLSSKMMEVVGRFAPDQHIYSIDESFLSFERSHLAIPCLRTHGLQLRRSVWKECRLAVSVGMGTTLTLAKIANHAAKKIEGYHGVCVLDNEQERKAVLAQLDVGDVWGIGRKLTQKLKLVNIHTALDLAKFPVGLARKDFNIDVERTVRELNGQQCKGWDSARADKKQIYSTRSVGERIVDLESLQQALSKHAAIASQKARKQGSLCKVMLCFAASSPFDNNPASFRAIHRFPYATSDVTQITHAANQLAIELYSEGVQYYKLGVGLIELVDGRHEQKDLFNPNPNNDPLMAVFDNVNQKYGSDTLFLGAQGIDQKWGMRREMLTPQYTTKWRDLPKVRC
- a CDS encoding S24 family peptidase; protein product: MNVIPISASAGITGFESPASEYTQLACDLDELLVDHPSATFIGKACGDSMEGVGIFDGDLLIVDRFVTAVDQDVIVANLNGEFVCKLLDTSRRLLVSAKEKIQPVPINDYDTFSIEGVVVRSIRCHRPSYLLRER
- a CDS encoding PIN domain-containing protein gives rise to the protein MDIPRYVFIDSQCYIQGKLSLENTMFSAFKELCEEGNFDNITTDVVINEVKSWIEKQAQDDVSNLRKSPFLRKDILSTGQSLDEYEQRLKEVAFKEFEQYLDDCHTEIIDINRINVSVLLDSYFKGSAPFGKKHKKNEFPDAINLHNLIQHMDLNAIPHCYVVSQDRDLENFCNETNHGLLHTRSLKDVLDAYNSGEVKVREILQDYIFKMNLNGYLNNQLAEVLEQLLDFSGYYNVDVHHTPDARIKEFSILSFSDDFVAIGAEVHCHSVAFADKKKDVGNVAAYKLDLEYVSYCELEFEVNTDGNITFKHADVEGSYSLLHNITVLGKESLSTI
- a CDS encoding diguanylate cyclase domain-containing protein, producing the protein MHYSVATEADDIVTRILFDALAEEFELSIQYVDYPSFDSILRAVEVGESDFAANITHTKSRSLRFDFSRPTNIEYTFLYSRLDTELADISKLGVPKNTIYGDLIQVNYPQIELIEYDGTHQALALLNNHSVAGVVDAINQLEPMLSRGFDAKMLNDKISIKPVSIVSMKGTHASELSYFVDYLHSEKIQKRLREKVEQYQFDLRQQALRREVFNSGLDLRKPLLVKLENMTPFAIYQPDGSAKGNSADAIFQACDILGFQCQLVSSAEETWESMYQDLLMNRIDVLAPLNISEPRKALVNFSTPHYTAESLLVKRIGYKPDVYRNASELITENIGVIKGDFFDELLTQLLPQKYLFRYRNDGELVDALLDAEVDYIALNNATLSALLKEKSLLPITRDHSIDKLFRSDVALGFPKTDRGEKLAFFFSRALQVIDTDRLNRFYDQAPDWRSTHEAEQKLASRTQSVFIVLLCFMFLVAIYLHTQSNTDSLTKLGNRRSLRHRYRRGLKPSQTLVYLDINKFKQINDTYGHHVGDLILQEYAQLIKREWQGRCFRIGGDEFILVGEVPEHKLFELLNRLGSFNFQRPKEQIEFAVKVSMGIYLPREGECSLREALRKTDRSMYDAKNSEGTEFMFVNPRIVVNDEGGMASNV